Proteins from a single region of Thermodesulfovibrionia bacterium:
- the metK gene encoding methionine adenosyltransferase: MKKKSHLFTSESVSEGHPDKVADQISDAVLDAIFEQDPAARVACETLVNTGMVIISGEITTKAWVDMQSVVRQTVKRIGYNSSDMGFDWESCAVLTSIDKQSADIAIGVDETNDHAQGAGDQGIMFGYATNETDVLMPAPITYAHRLMRRQSEVRKNGTLPWLRPDAKSQVTFRYEDNVPVGIEAVVLSTQHSPDIDYKTLKEAVMDEIILPVLPADFISTNTKFHINPTGRFVIGGPVGDCGVTGRKIIVDTYGGAARHGGGAFSGKDPSKVDRSAAYATRYVAKNIVAAGLADRCEIQVSYAIGVAEPISISIETFGTSKLSEEKLIELVREHFDLRPRGLITMLNLLRPIYTPTAAYGHFGREGEGFTWEKTDLAETLKKDAK, translated from the coding sequence ATGAAGAAAAAGAGTCACCTATTCACATCCGAGTCCGTATCAGAGGGACATCCCGATAAAGTCGCTGATCAGATCTCAGACGCAGTCCTTGACGCAATCTTTGAGCAGGACCCGGCTGCCCGCGTAGCTTGCGAAACCCTTGTAAATACAGGGATGGTAATAATCTCAGGAGAAATTACCACAAAAGCTTGGGTTGACATGCAGAGTGTAGTGCGCCAGACCGTAAAACGTATCGGCTACAACAGTTCAGATATGGGTTTTGACTGGGAGTCATGCGCAGTGCTGACATCCATTGACAAACAGTCCGCAGATATAGCCATAGGCGTTGATGAGACCAATGATCATGCGCAGGGCGCCGGCGATCAGGGCATAATGTTCGGCTATGCTACAAATGAGACAGATGTCCTCATGCCAGCTCCAATAACCTACGCTCACCGTCTGATGCGCAGGCAGTCCGAAGTCCGCAAGAACGGCACACTGCCGTGGCTGCGTCCTGATGCCAAGAGCCAGGTAACATTCCGTTATGAGGACAATGTGCCTGTCGGTATCGAAGCTGTAGTTCTTTCAACCCAGCATTCACCGGATATTGATTACAAAACCCTTAAAGAGGCTGTTATGGATGAGATCATCCTGCCGGTACTGCCTGCTGATTTCATCAGCACCAATACAAAATTCCATATAAACCCGACCGGCCGTTTCGTGATCGGAGGCCCGGTAGGTGACTGCGGAGTCACAGGCCGCAAAATAATCGTTGATACTTACGGCGGAGCTGCACGCCACGGCGGAGGCGCATTCTCAGGCAAAGACCCTTCCAAGGTGGACCGTTCTGCAGCTTATGCCACACGTTATGTGGCAAAGAATATCGTAGCTGCCGGCCTGGCTGACCGCTGCGAGATACAGGTCTCTTACGCTATCGGAGTTGCCGAACCCATATCCATCAGTATTGAGACCTTTGGCACAAGCAAGCTGTCTGAAGAGAAACTTATAGAACTTGTGCGGGAGCACTTTGACCTCAGGCCGCGCGGCCTCATCACAATGCTCAACCTCTTAAGGCCGATATACACCCCGACCGCTGCCTACGGGCATTTCGGCAGGGAGGGCGAAGGCTTTACCTGGGAAAAGACCGATCTGGCAGAGACGCTTAAAAAGGACGCTAAATAG